GTGGCGCACGCGGGCGCCCACCTGCAGCGGGTGTGGCCCGGGTTTCAGCGCCAGCGCTTCGAACAGCAGGCCGGCGACGGGCTGGAAGCGCTGGAGTTCAAGGCGCGCGCCATGCAGCTGGCCGACGCGCTGGAGGCCACCCTGCCGGGCGACTTTGCCGCCGCCTGCGAGGTGATGGAAGCCAGCCTGGCGCCGCCGCTGCCGCTGGACGCGCAGGGCGAGCCCATCGCCTTGGCGGCCGACCGACGGGATGAGGGTCTGGCCGGCTGGGTGGTCTGGTCCATGGGCGAGTTCGTGGCGCGGCGCGGCGTGAACGGCGAGGTGCCGCGCGCGCTGGCCTGCCTGCACGCGCTCACCCAGCGTTTCTCGGCCGAGTTCGCGATCCGCCCACTGATCCAGCAACACCCCGGCGTGGTGCTGCCCACCCTGGCGCAGTGGGCGCACGACCCGAGTGCGCATGTGCGCCGGCTGGTGAGCGAGGGTTCGCGCCCGCGCCTGCCCTGGGGCCTGCGGCTGCAAGCCCTGGTGGCCGACCCCGCGCCCACCCTGCCGCTGCTGCGTGTGCTGCAGGACGATGCCAGCGCCTATGTGCGCCGCAGCGTGGCCAACCACCTGAACGACATCGCCAAGGACCACCCCGAGCTGGTGGCCCGCTGGGTCGGCGAGCACCTGCGCGGCGCCACGCCGGACCGCACGGCCCTGCTGCGCCACGCCAGCCGCGGCCTGATCAAGCAGGGCCACCCGCCCACGCTGGCCGCCTGGGGCCTCGGGCTGGGTCTGCAGGGCGAGGCCGGCCTGAGCCTGTCCACCGACCACGCGGCGGTGGGGGAAGACATCGGGCTGCACGTCACGCTGCGCTCCACGGCGCGCACGACCCAGCCGCTGGTGGTGGACTACGCGGTGCACCACGTGCGCGCCAACGGCGGCACCAGCCCCAAGGTGTTCAAGGGCTGGAAGCTGGCGCTGGGCCCGGGCGAAGCGCGCAGCCTGGAGAAGCGCCACAGCCTGCGCCCGGTGACCACGCGCACGCTTTACCCGGGCAGTCACCGCATCGATCTGCTGGTCAACGGCCAGACCTGCGCCAGCGCCCACTTCGAGCTGTTGCCCTGATACCCCACGGAGACCCCATGACCGACACACCCTGGTTTGACGGATTCGAGCGGCGCGAGATTCGGCTGGGCACGGCCGGCGCTCCCCGCCATGTCACGCTGCGCGTGGGTGGCCAGGCGCTGGGCCCGGTGCTGGTGCTGCTGCACGGTTTTCCGCAGACGCACGTGATGTGGCAGCGCGTGG
This Hydrogenophaga taeniospiralis DNA region includes the following protein-coding sequences:
- a CDS encoding DNA alkylation repair protein; the encoded protein is MAEPFKNLINPRTVAHAGAHLQRVWPGFQRQRFEQQAGDGLEALEFKARAMQLADALEATLPGDFAAACEVMEASLAPPLPLDAQGEPIALAADRRDEGLAGWVVWSMGEFVARRGVNGEVPRALACLHALTQRFSAEFAIRPLIQQHPGVVLPTLAQWAHDPSAHVRRLVSEGSRPRLPWGLRLQALVADPAPTLPLLRVLQDDASAYVRRSVANHLNDIAKDHPELVARWVGEHLRGATPDRTALLRHASRGLIKQGHPPTLAAWGLGLGLQGEAGLSLSTDHAAVGEDIGLHVTLRSTARTTQPLVVDYAVHHVRANGGTSPKVFKGWKLALGPGEARSLEKRHSLRPVTTRTLYPGSHRIDLLVNGQTCASAHFELLP